A portion of the Chromobacterium sp. IIBBL 290-4 genome contains these proteins:
- a CDS encoding PhzA/PhzB family protein gives MSVHENTLDAANDQDAIRRHNRQIVEQYMHTLGEARLKRHLLFTEDGVGGLWTTDTGQPIAIRGRDRLAEHAVWSLQCFPDWKWTDIEIFDTQDPNHFWVECRGEGAILFPDYPPGIYRNHFLHSFRFENGLIKEQREFMNPCEQFRSLGIPLPAIRRAGLPA, from the coding sequence ATGTCTGTTCATGAAAACACCCTGGATGCGGCCAACGATCAGGACGCTATCCGCCGGCACAACCGGCAAATCGTCGAGCAATACATGCACACGCTGGGCGAAGCCCGATTGAAGCGGCACTTGCTGTTCACCGAAGACGGCGTCGGCGGCCTGTGGACCACCGATACCGGCCAGCCTATCGCCATCCGCGGACGCGACCGTCTGGCCGAACATGCGGTCTGGTCGCTGCAATGCTTCCCCGATTGGAAATGGACCGACATCGAAATCTTCGACACCCAGGACCCCAATCACTTCTGGGTCGAGTGCCGGGGCGAAGGCGCGATCCTCTTCCCCGACTATCCGCCGGGCATCTATCGCAACCACTTCCTCCACTCCTTCCGCTTTGAGAATGGCCTGATCAAGGAGCAGCGCGAATTCATGAACCCATGCGAGCAGTTCCGCTCGCTCGGCATCCCGCTGCCCGCCATTCGTCGCGCGGGTCTGCCAGCTTAA